The Larimichthys crocea isolate SSNF chromosome X, L_crocea_2.0, whole genome shotgun sequence genome segment ctgctgtaaGCTCCACAGTGGCGGACCCCGCCTCACGTCCGGCTGGGATAGTCTCCAGCACCTCGAGACCGTGATAGAGatctgcacacagaaaacacagagacaggaaacacactttgtgctggacacacacacatgaaagcaCAAACAAGATGTTTTAATATGTGATATATAGGGATGTTGCACAATGTCTGAGTGAACATGGACAGTCTGGATTTACTCTGCAGACAATGATCATGACACAGTGGTGAGTTCTTTATGGACCCTTGTGCAACATGAAAGGTCCAAGTGTCCTAGATGTTCTGATAGACAGTGTCAGCATAATTAATTATTGAAATGTAATTCAACTTTCCTTAATGTAACCTTTACTTTTACACCTCAATGGCTCCCAATCTGCAGGATGGGACCCCACAAAGTGTCCCAGAATTAATCTTCGAGGTCACTAGATTATTAGGAAAAGCAGGAGACAATATGTATTTTAACATGGAGGacgtttttggcacttctgtgttgACTTCATTTTCCTCATGAAACTGGATTCAGCAGCTTCTCGTgactgtgttatttttatagtttgggGAAAGCACAGCTGCAAACACTCAACCAAAAGAACCTGACCTCACAGCAGTGTCTCTGTGAATCCATAATTCAGACTAAAATCTCATTGCTTgacccaggtgtgtgtgtgtgtgtgtgtgtgtgtgtgtgtgtgttgttttcaggCGAGCAGTATGGAGAAGAGTTTGGGAAGATCAACATGATAAGGAAGGCCCCCGCTCTGCGAGACGGAGACTTCTGCCTGGCTGAAAGGTGAATACTGAAATGTTCTTCGACTGTATGAACGCTGTATAAACACTGTGAAGTCTGTATGAACACTGTGTGAATGCTGTGTGAACGCTGTATGAACGCTGTATGAACGCTGTGTGAACGCTGTATGAACGCTGTGCGAACGCTGTATGAACACTGTATGAACGCTGTGTGAACGCTGTATGAACGCTGTGTGAACACTATGAACGCTGTATGAacactgtgtgaacactgtATGAACGCTGTATGAacactgtgtgaacactgtATGAACACTGTATGAACGCTGTGTGAACACTGTATGAGCGCTGTATGAACGCTGTGTGAACACTGTATGAACGCTGTGTGAACACTGTATGAACGCTGTATCAACACTGTATGAACGCTGTATGAATGCTGTGTGACCGCTGTGTGAACATTTATGAAGTCGTGTGTCGTGATAGTCATTGGaggtgtttgtctctgcagcattGCCATCCTGCTGTATCTGGCAGAGAAGTTTCAGACTCCAGACTTCTGGTACCCAGCTGACCTCCAGCAGCGCGCTCGTGTTAATGAGTACCTGTCATGGCAGCACATGGCCATCCGTATGCATGGATCCAAGATGTTCTGGCTCCGGGTATGTTCACTCGCCAGGCTGCAGACTCCAGATATTCCTGCCCCAGTATCctgttcccttttcttttcatatggTATACAATACATTCTTTGTATTTGAGGCTTGTTATTTGATCACTAGTCTTTGTGTTTCATGCAGCTTTTGATTCCCAAAGTTCTGGGTGTGGAAGTCCCGCAGGACAAGCTGGACGCAGCCTTGGAGGACCTGAACGGCTCGCTGAAGCTCATTGAAGAAAAATTCCTCCAGGACAGGCCCTTCATCGCAGGAGACCACATCTCATTGGCCGACCTGGTCGCCATTGTGGAGGTCATGCAGGTGTGCAGAGCGGTTTTTAAACTGAGAGGAGCGATAAAGGAGGCTTCACAGTGTTTTACAAAACaattatatatgaatattatatatgaatgaaatgaaaccacaGTTAACACtgcttgttagcaaacagtctatttacacatccagcagacacaagCGACATTATCATTCATGTGGAGTCTGTATTTCAGATCTGTATATTTTAGtgcagctaacaagctaattAAAGTTAGCTCCACGATTTGTTAGAAAATCTGGTCTGGCTGACGATATTATGTTATAATAAAAAGCCTGTGAAAATCTGAACTCATACATGATATcatgctgacagacagaggttAAAGCTAACAGGTTGTCATCAGGAGTAGCATGCTACACACTCATTTTTTAGGGTGCAGTTTTTAGTAACAGTAAgctttacaaagaaaacaaagtgcccacacacagagataaaatTGCCGGTCCTTCTTGAAATCTGCAGGATTTGACAGTGCGACCACAAACAGTGAAGTCCCTGCAGTCCATGctgagggttagggttagataCATGTCCCTTAGACAccagctgatgatccatgtaGAAGACAATAATGTGTTCTTGTATGGCAGCTAGTTAGCGCTATTGCTGCAGTATAATTAGAANNNNNNNNNNtgtgtggtgtgtggtggtgtgtctgtgtgtgtgtgtgtcagacccTTGGTGTCTCAGTCTTGGTGTGATATTTCGATCAGCTGACGATCCTATTCAGTCCCTGGAT includes the following:
- the gstt1b gene encoding glutathione S-transferase theta-1b, with product MALELYLDLYSQPCRSVYIFAKKNNIPFDLRRLSLLDGEQYGEEFGKINMIRKAPALRDGDFCLAESIAILLYLAEKFQTPDFWYPADLQQRARVNEYLSWQHMAIRMHGSKMFWLRLLIPKVLGVEVPQDKLDAALEDLNGSLKLIEEKFLQDRPFIAGDHISLADLVAIVEVMQVCRAVFKLRGAIKEASQCFTKQLYMNIIYE